The Triticum aestivum cultivar Chinese Spring chromosome 3A, IWGSC CS RefSeq v2.1, whole genome shotgun sequence genome includes a region encoding these proteins:
- the LOC123063497 gene encoding THO complex subunit 2 isoform X1 — MSPPLQAPDYKYVTEECLREWKGQSAASFRLPDPVPRARFLYELCWAMVRGDLPPQKCRAALDSVVFVEEARQEESASVLADIVAHLGQDITISGEYRSRLVKMTKSLVESSLIVPRLLQERCEEEFLWEVELSKSKGQDLKAKEVRVNTRLLYQQTKFNLVREESEGYAKLVTLLCQVGSDLACQNASSATISIVKSLIGHFDLDPNRVFDIVLECFELYPDNSIFYQLIPLFPKSHAAQILGFKFQYYQQLDVNSPVPSGLFRIAALLVKSGLIDLDNLYAHLLPNDDEAFEHFGSFVSRKIDEATKIGKINLAATGKDLMDEEKQEITIDLYTALEMENDIIDERAPEIEKNQKLGLLLGFLSVHDWDHAQLLFERLAQLNPVEHVEICDALFRIVEKTISSAYSTYCQTHHKITRNIDTHMMDASSVSSPSYLVDLPKEFFQMLAACGPYLHRDTQLFQKVCRVLKVYHASSKESARTAGVMSPESQVEEALGSCLLPSLQLIPANPAVDMEIWGVLSLLPYEVRYRLYGEWEKDTEQNPIVLAARQTAKLDTRRLLKRLAKENLKQLGRMVAKLAHANPMTVLRTIVQQVEAYRDMINPVVDAFKYLTQLEYDILQYIVIERLAQGGREKVKDDGLNLSDWLQCLASFWGHLCKKHLSMELKCLFQYIVNQLKKGLGTELVVLEELIQQMANVQYTENMTDEQVDAMAGSETLRLQSSLFGSTRNYKVLNKSTNKLRDSLLPKDEPKLAIPLLLLIAQHRSKIIINADATYIKMVSEQFDRCHGILLQYAEFLSSAVAPSTYVQLIPPLEDLVYKYHIEPDVAFLIYRPVMRLFKSANGGEACWPLDDNEEGESVSYDEMILHGDSSQKSIMWSDLLNTIRTILPAKAWNGLSPELYATFWGLTLYDLHFPKDRYDAEIKKLHENLKQLEDNSDNSSIAISRRKKDKERIQDLLDKLKNESDKHHQHVISVLQRLTREKDKWLSSSPDALKINMEFLQRCIYPRCVLSMQDAVYCATFVQMMHSLGTPFFNTVNHIDVFICKTLQPMICCCTEYEAGRLGRFLHETLKMAYHWKSDESVYERECGNKPGFAVYFRFPNSQRVSYPQFVKVHWKWSGRITKVLNQCMESKEYMEIRNALIVLTKITSIFPVMRKSGINIEKRVAKLKGDEREDLKVLATGVAAALAARKSSWVSEEEFGMGHLDLKPVPAKPIAGNQYADPSTAKDHSVRAKSVEGRHERSENAMKPDAHKKNASTTNGSDSQIPSSSAQGKGSGVARGVDEPPKLLSDDGVKVLKPTAEPETRAPQKRAVQNAAKVSKHDKEDAKPGRSTSRGLNQQASAIPVDREVLSQAADGVLDTNPTSPLVGTNGNVHPAPRKVSASSQRSTVLAAHSGGTANPTGEGESADLIDSTVKQQKRSVPVEEQERTGKRRKGEIEGRDGDLPEHHTEKEKKFDSRSVDKFRSVDHERGASEEQNLIRTEKLKEKFDDKYDRDHREKADRSERRRGEDVVERPTDRSLERRERSIEKMQDRVSEKGREDRNKEERNKIKHEPIDRAHTIKNEPIDRAYTIKNEPIDRAHTVKHEPIDRAHTSDERFRGQSLPPPPPLPTSFVPQSVAANRRDEDSDRRGGSTRHTQRSSPRRDEKERWHLEENAPLSQDDGKHRREEDLRDRKREDRDVSSSKVDDRDRDKGNTVKEDSDPNSASKRRKIKREQSALEAGEYAPSAPQPPSVGPGNSQFEIRERERKGAISQHRPSHADDLPRMHAKDSTSKTSRREADQTHDREWEEEKRPRTEAKRKHRK; from the exons ATGTCGCCCCCGCTCCAGGCGCCGGACTACAAGTACGTCACCGAGGAGTGCCTCCGCGAATGGAAGGGCCAGTCCGCCGCCTCCTTCCGCCTCCCCGATCCGGTCCCCAGGGCCCGCTTCCTCTACGAGCTCTGCTGGGCGATG GTGCGGGGGGACCTGCCGCCCCAGAAGTGCCGGGCGGCGCTCGATTCGGTGGTCTTTGTGGAGGAGGCGCGTCAGGAGGAGTCCGCCTCCGTGCTCGCCGACATCGTCGCACACCTAGGGCAGGAT ATTACCATTTCTGGTGAATATCGCAGCCGTCTTGTCAAAATG ACTAAGTCGCTCGTGGAGTCTTCATTGATTGTGCCTAGGCTTCTTCAAGAGCGATGTGAA GAAGAGTTCCTATGGGAGGTTGAACTGAGTAAGTCAAAAGGCCAGGATTTGAAAGCCAAGGAG GTCAGAGTCAACACACGACTTCTTTATCAGCAAACTAAATTCAACCTTGTAAGAGAGGAAAGTGAGGGCTACGCCAAGTTG GTAACCCTACTTTGTCAAGTAGGTTCAGATTTGGCTTGCCAAAATGCTTCTTCAGCAACTATCAGCATTGTAAAG TCATTAATTGGACATTTTGACCTGGACCCGAATCGTGTATTTGACATT GTGTTGGAATGTTTTGAACTCTATCCAGACAACAGTATCTTTTATCAGCTTATACCTCTTTTTCCAAAG TCCCATGCTGCTCAAATTTTGGGGTTTAAATTTCAATATTATCAACAATTGGATGTAAACAGCCCTGTTCCATCTGGCCTTTTCCGAATAGCAGCGCTGTTGGTCAAATCTGGCCTTATTGACCTTGATAATCT CTATGCTCATTTACTTCCGAATGATGATGAGGCGTTTGAGCATTTTGGCTCCTTTGTTTCAAGGAAAATTGATGAG GctactaaaataggcaaaataaATCTTGCTGCTACTGGAAAGGACCTTATGGATGAAGAGAAGCAAGAAATAACGATCGATTTATACACAGCACTGGAGATGGAAAATGATATAATTGATGAACGAGCCCCTGAGATAGAAAAGAACCAGAAGCTTGGACTTCTTCTTGGTTTCCTCTCAGTCCATGATTG GGACCATGCACAGCTACTATTTGAACGTCTTGCGCAGCTAAATCCTGTCGAGCACGTTGAAATTTGTGATGCTTTATTTAG AATTGTTGAGAAGACTATTTCGTCAGCCTACAGTACATATTGTCAAACACATCACAAAATCACCCGTAACATCGACACTCATATGATGGATGCATCATCTGTCTCTTCACCAAGTTATTTGGTTGATCTGCCGAAGGAGTTTTTCCAAATGCTTGCCGCATGTGGACCATACCTTCACCGTGACACACAATTATTCCAGAAG GTTTGCAGAGTGTTAAAGGTGTATCATGCCTCGTCAAAAGAATCAGCCCGTACAGCAGGTGTAATGTCTCCAGAATCTCAGGTTGAAGAAGCACTTGGGTCATGCTTGCTTCCTTCATTGCAGCTTATACCTGCCAATCCTGCTGTTGATATGGAGATATGGGGAGTTCTTTCCCTTCTTCCTTATGAG GTGCGCTATCGTTTGTATGGTGAGTGGGAGAAGGACACTGAACAAAACCCAATTGTCCTTGCTGCAAGGCAAACAGCAAAG CTGGACACCAGACGGCTCTTAAAACGGCTGGCCAAGGAAAATCTGAAGCAGCTTGGCCGCATGGTGGCTAAACTTGCTCATGCAAATCCAATGACTGTGCTTCGGACAATTGTCCAACAG GTTGAAGCATACAGGGACATGATAAATCCAGTTGTGGATGCTTTTAAATACTTGACTCAG CTGGAATATGATATTTTGCAATATATTGTAATCGAACGGTTGGCTCAAGGTGGTCGTGAGAAAGTAAAGGATGACGGCCTTAACCTGTCAGACTGGCTTCAATGTCTGGCATCATTCTGGGGACACCT CTGCAAGAAGCATCTTTCCATGGAGCTTAAATGCCTCTTCCAATACATAGTTAATCAACTGAAGAAAGGATTGGGTACTGAGCTTGTTGTACTTGAG GAACTCATTCAGCAAATGGCAAATGTACAGTACACTGAGAACATGACTGATGAACAGGTTGATGCTATGGCAGGAAGTGAAACATTGCGGCTTCAATCTTCGCTGTTTGGATCAACACGGAACTATAAG GTCCTGAATAAGTCTACTAACAAATTGCGGGATTCTTTGCTTCCAAAAGATGAACCTAAACTTGCAATTCCTCTACTACTGCTCATTGCCCAACACAGATCCAA GATTATAATAAATGCAGATGCCACATATATCAAAATGGTTAGCGAGCAGTTTGATAGATGCCATGGAATACTGCTTCAGTATGCCGAGTTTCTTTCAAGTGCTGTAGCTCCATCAACCTATGTTCAACTAATACCTCCGCTGGAAGATCTGGTTTATAAATATCATATCGAGCCAGAC GTTGCTTTTCTTATATACCGGCCTGTAATGAGGCTTTTCAAAAGCGCTAACGGTGGCGAGGCCTGTTGGCCTCTGGATGACAATGAAGAAGGGGAGTCTGTATCATATGATGAAATGATCTTGCATGGCGATTCATCTCAGAAGTCAATCAT GTGGTCAGATCTTCTCAACACAATCCGAACAATTTTGCCGGCAAAAGCCTGGAACGGTCTTTCACCTGAATTGTATGCTACTTTCTGGGGTTTAACACTGTATGATCTTCATTTTCCAAAAGATCGTTATGATGCGGAAATTAAGAAGCTGCATGAAAATCTCAAACAACTTGAAGATAACTCAGATAACTCTAGCATTGCAATATCACGGCGTAAGAAGGACAAGGAGAGAATCCAAGATTTGCTGGACAAATTGAAAAATGAATCTGACAAGCATCACCAGCACGTTATATCAGTGCTCCAAAGACTAACCCGTGAAAAGGATAAATGGCTTAGTTCCAGTCCGGACGCACTGAAGATCAACATGGAATTTCTCCAGCGGTGCATATATCCACGCTGTGTTCTTAGCATGCAGGATGCTGTGTATTGTGCTACATTCGTTCAGATGATGCATTCACTTGGGACTCCATTTTTCAACACGGTGAATCATATAGATGTTTTCATCTGCAAGACACTACAGCCAATGATCTGTTGTTGTACCGAATATGAGGCTGGCAGGCTTGGAAGGTTTCTTCATGAGACCCTGAAGATGGCTTACCATTGGAAG AGTGACGAATCAGTATATGAGCGTGAATGTGGAAATAAGCCGGGATTCGCTGTATACTTCAGATTTCCAAATAGTCAACGCGTATCTTATCCTCAGTTTGTTAAA GTTCATTGGAAATGGAGTGGAAGAATTACCAAGGTGCTTAATCAATGTATGGAATCAAAAGAATATATGGAAATCAGAAACGCCCTTATTGTGCTCACAAAGATAACTAGTATTTTTCCTGTCATGCGAAAAAGCGGTATCAACATCGAGAAAAGG GTTGCGAAGCTAAAGGGGGATGAAAGGGAAGATCTGAAAGTACTGGCCACTGGTGTAGCTGCTGCTCTGGCAGCTCGCAAG AGTTCATGGGTATCTGAAGAAGAGTTTGGCATGGGTCACCTTGATCTGAAGCCAGTGCCTGCAAAACCTATTGCTG GAAATCAGTATGCAGATCCCTCGACAGCAAAAGATCATAGCGTTCGTGCAAAATCTGTAGAGGGTAGGCATGAAAGGTCAGAAAATGCAATGAAGCCTGATGCTCATAAGAAGAATGCCTCGACTACAAACGGATCTGATAGTCAAATACCATCTTCCTCTGCACAAGGAAAAGGTTCAGGGGTTGCACGTGGTGTAGATGAACCTCCAAAACTTTTGTCCGATGATGGAGTTAAAGTCTTGAAGCCTACTGCAGAACCTGAG ACTAGAGCGCCACAAAAGCGTGCTGTACAAAATGCTGCAAAGGTATCTAAGCACGATAAGGAAGATGCAAAACCTGGGAGATCTACTAGCAGGGGTCTTAATCAACAAGCCTCTGCTATTCCTGTTGACAGAGAAGTATTGTCTCAGGCAGCTGATGGTGTGCTGGATACTAATCCCACTAGTCCGTTGGTTGGCACAAATGGTAATGTACATCCGGCACCACGAAAGGTATCTGCATCCTCCCAAAGATCAACAGTATTGGCTGCACATAGCGGTGGAACAGCTAATCCCACCGGTGAAGGTGAATCTGCTGACTTGATTGATTCTACCGTGAAACAGCAAAAAAGATCTGTTCCTGTTGAAGAACAAGAGAGGACAGGTAAACGAAGGAAAGGAGAGATTGAAGGCAGGGATGGTGACTTGCCAGAGCACCAtacggaaaaagaaaaaaaatttgaCTCGCGATCAGTAGATAAATTTCGTTCTGTGGATCATGAGAGAGGTGCTAGTGAGGAACAAAACCTAATTCGGACAGAGAAATTAAAAGAAAAGTTTGATGATAAATATGACAGAGATCATAGAGAAAAAGCAGATCGGTCTGAGAGGCGCCGTGGAGAAGATGTGGTTGAAAGACCAACAGACAGATCATTGGAAAGGAGAGAGCGTTCTATTGAAAAGATGCAAGACAGAGTTTCTGAAAAAGGAAGAGAAGACAGGAATAAGGAGGAGAGGAACAAAATTAAGCATGAACCCATAGATCGAGCACATACTATTAAGAATGAACCCATAGATCGAGCATATACTATTAAGAATGAACCCATAGACCGAGCACATACTGTTAAGCATGAACCCATAGACCGAGCACATACTTCTGATGAACGCTTCCGAGGGCAAAGcttgccaccacctccacctcttcCAACTAGTTTTGTACCCCAATCAGTCGCTGCTAACCGAAGAGATGAAGACAGTGACCGAAGGGGCGGCAGCACCAGGCATACCCAACGGTCGTCTCCCAGGCGTGATGAGAAAGAAAGGTGGCACTTGGAGGAGAATGCTCCGCTCTCGCAGGATGATGGGAAGCACAGAAGAGAGGAAGATCTTCGGGATAGAAAGCGTGAAGATAGGGATGTTTCATCAAGCAAG GTAGATGACAGGGATAGGGACAAAGGTAATACTGTGAAAGAAGATAGTGATCCTAATAGTGCATCCAAACGGCGGAAGATCAAAAGAGAACAGTCTGCTTTGGAAGCTGGGGAATATGCGCCTTCTGCTCCACAGCCCCCGAGCGTTGGACCTGGTAACTCACAGTTTGAAatacgagagagagaaagaaagggtGCTATTTCACAGCATCGGCCATCACATGCTGATGACCTTCCTAGGATGCATGCCAAGGATTCAACAAGCAAGACAAGTCGTAGAGAGGCTGACCA
- the LOC123063497 gene encoding THO complex subunit 2 isoform X3, protein MSPPLQAPDYKYVTEECLREWKGQSAASFRLPDPVPRARFLYELCWAMVRGDLPPQKCRAALDSVVFVEEARQEESASVLADIVAHLGQDITISGEYRSRLVKMTKSLVESSLIVPRLLQERCEEEFLWEVELSKSKGQDLKAKEVRVNTRLLYQQTKFNLVREESEGYAKLVTLLCQVGSDLACQNASSATISIVKSLIGHFDLDPNRVFDIVLECFELYPDNSIFYQLIPLFPKSHAAQILGFKFQYYQQLDVNSPVPSGLFRIAALLVKSGLIDLDNLYAHLLPNDDEAFEHFGSFVSRKIDEATKIGKINLAATGKDLMDEEKQEITIDLYTALEMENDIIDERAPEIEKNQKLGLLLGFLSVHDWDHAQLLFERLAQLNPVEHVEICDALFRIVEKTISSAYSTYCQTHHKITRNIDTHMMDASSVSSPSYLVDLPKEFFQMLAACGPYLHRDTQLFQKVCRVLKVYHASSKESARTAGVMSPESQVEEALGSCLLPSLQLIPANPAVDMEIWGVLSLLPYEVRYRLYGEWEKDTEQNPIVLAARQTAKLDTRRLLKRLAKENLKQLGRMVAKLAHANPMTVLRTIVQQVEAYRDMINPVVDAFKYLTQLEYDILQYIVIERLAQGGREKVKDDGLNLSDWLQCLASFWGHLCKKHLSMELKCLFQYIVNQLKKGLGTELVVLEELIQQMANVQYTENMTDEQVDAMAGSETLRLQSSLFGSTRNYKVLNKSTNKLRDSLLPKDEPKLAIPLLLLIAQHRSKIIINADATYIKMVSEQFDRCHGILLQYAEFLSSAVAPSTYVQLIPPLEDLVYKYHIEPDVAFLIYRPVMRLFKSANGGEACWPLDDNEEGESVSYDEMILHGDSSQKSIMWSDLLNTIRTILPAKAWNGLSPELYATFWGLTLYDLHFPKDRYDAEIKKLHENLKQLEDNSDNSSIAISRRKKDKERIQDLLDKLKNESDKHHQHVISVLQRLTREKDKWLSSSPDALKINMEFLQRCIYPRCVLSMQDAVYCATFVQMMHSLGTPFFNTVNHIDVFICKTLQPMICCCTEYEAGRLGRFLHETLKMAYHWKSDESVYERECGNKPGFAVYFRFPNSQRVSYPQFVKVHWKWSGRITKVLNQCMESKEYMEIRNALIVLTKITSIFPVMRKSGINIEKRVAKLKGDEREDLKVLATGVAAALAARKSSWVSEEEFGMGHLDLKPVPAKPIAGNQYADPSTAKDHSVRAKSVEGRHERSENAMKPDAHKKNASTTNGSDSQIPSSSAQGKGSGVARGVDEPPKLLSDDGVKVLKPTAEPETRAPQKRAVQNAAKVSKHDKEDAKPGRSTSRGLNQQASAIPVDREVLSQAADGVLDTNPTSPLVGTNGNVHPAPRKQKRSVPVEEQERTGKRRKGEIEGRDGDLPEHHTEKEKKFDSRSVDKFRSVDHERGASEEQNLIRTEKLKEKFDDKYDRDHREKADRSERRRGEDVVERPTDRSLERRERSIEKMQDRVSEKGREDRNKEERNKIKHEPIDRAHTIKNEPIDRAYTIKNEPIDRAHTVKHEPIDRAHTSDERFRGQSLPPPPPLPTSFVPQSVAANRRDEDSDRRGGSTRHTQRSSPRRDEKERWHLEENAPLSQDDGKHRREEDLRDRKREDRDVSSSKVDDRDRDKGNTVKEDSDPNSASKRRKIKREQSALEAGEYAPSAPQPPSVGPGNSQFEIRERERKGAISQHRPSHADDLPRMHAKDSTSKTSRREADQTHDREWEEEKRPRTEAKRKHRK, encoded by the exons ATGTCGCCCCCGCTCCAGGCGCCGGACTACAAGTACGTCACCGAGGAGTGCCTCCGCGAATGGAAGGGCCAGTCCGCCGCCTCCTTCCGCCTCCCCGATCCGGTCCCCAGGGCCCGCTTCCTCTACGAGCTCTGCTGGGCGATG GTGCGGGGGGACCTGCCGCCCCAGAAGTGCCGGGCGGCGCTCGATTCGGTGGTCTTTGTGGAGGAGGCGCGTCAGGAGGAGTCCGCCTCCGTGCTCGCCGACATCGTCGCACACCTAGGGCAGGAT ATTACCATTTCTGGTGAATATCGCAGCCGTCTTGTCAAAATG ACTAAGTCGCTCGTGGAGTCTTCATTGATTGTGCCTAGGCTTCTTCAAGAGCGATGTGAA GAAGAGTTCCTATGGGAGGTTGAACTGAGTAAGTCAAAAGGCCAGGATTTGAAAGCCAAGGAG GTCAGAGTCAACACACGACTTCTTTATCAGCAAACTAAATTCAACCTTGTAAGAGAGGAAAGTGAGGGCTACGCCAAGTTG GTAACCCTACTTTGTCAAGTAGGTTCAGATTTGGCTTGCCAAAATGCTTCTTCAGCAACTATCAGCATTGTAAAG TCATTAATTGGACATTTTGACCTGGACCCGAATCGTGTATTTGACATT GTGTTGGAATGTTTTGAACTCTATCCAGACAACAGTATCTTTTATCAGCTTATACCTCTTTTTCCAAAG TCCCATGCTGCTCAAATTTTGGGGTTTAAATTTCAATATTATCAACAATTGGATGTAAACAGCCCTGTTCCATCTGGCCTTTTCCGAATAGCAGCGCTGTTGGTCAAATCTGGCCTTATTGACCTTGATAATCT CTATGCTCATTTACTTCCGAATGATGATGAGGCGTTTGAGCATTTTGGCTCCTTTGTTTCAAGGAAAATTGATGAG GctactaaaataggcaaaataaATCTTGCTGCTACTGGAAAGGACCTTATGGATGAAGAGAAGCAAGAAATAACGATCGATTTATACACAGCACTGGAGATGGAAAATGATATAATTGATGAACGAGCCCCTGAGATAGAAAAGAACCAGAAGCTTGGACTTCTTCTTGGTTTCCTCTCAGTCCATGATTG GGACCATGCACAGCTACTATTTGAACGTCTTGCGCAGCTAAATCCTGTCGAGCACGTTGAAATTTGTGATGCTTTATTTAG AATTGTTGAGAAGACTATTTCGTCAGCCTACAGTACATATTGTCAAACACATCACAAAATCACCCGTAACATCGACACTCATATGATGGATGCATCATCTGTCTCTTCACCAAGTTATTTGGTTGATCTGCCGAAGGAGTTTTTCCAAATGCTTGCCGCATGTGGACCATACCTTCACCGTGACACACAATTATTCCAGAAG GTTTGCAGAGTGTTAAAGGTGTATCATGCCTCGTCAAAAGAATCAGCCCGTACAGCAGGTGTAATGTCTCCAGAATCTCAGGTTGAAGAAGCACTTGGGTCATGCTTGCTTCCTTCATTGCAGCTTATACCTGCCAATCCTGCTGTTGATATGGAGATATGGGGAGTTCTTTCCCTTCTTCCTTATGAG GTGCGCTATCGTTTGTATGGTGAGTGGGAGAAGGACACTGAACAAAACCCAATTGTCCTTGCTGCAAGGCAAACAGCAAAG CTGGACACCAGACGGCTCTTAAAACGGCTGGCCAAGGAAAATCTGAAGCAGCTTGGCCGCATGGTGGCTAAACTTGCTCATGCAAATCCAATGACTGTGCTTCGGACAATTGTCCAACAG GTTGAAGCATACAGGGACATGATAAATCCAGTTGTGGATGCTTTTAAATACTTGACTCAG CTGGAATATGATATTTTGCAATATATTGTAATCGAACGGTTGGCTCAAGGTGGTCGTGAGAAAGTAAAGGATGACGGCCTTAACCTGTCAGACTGGCTTCAATGTCTGGCATCATTCTGGGGACACCT CTGCAAGAAGCATCTTTCCATGGAGCTTAAATGCCTCTTCCAATACATAGTTAATCAACTGAAGAAAGGATTGGGTACTGAGCTTGTTGTACTTGAG GAACTCATTCAGCAAATGGCAAATGTACAGTACACTGAGAACATGACTGATGAACAGGTTGATGCTATGGCAGGAAGTGAAACATTGCGGCTTCAATCTTCGCTGTTTGGATCAACACGGAACTATAAG GTCCTGAATAAGTCTACTAACAAATTGCGGGATTCTTTGCTTCCAAAAGATGAACCTAAACTTGCAATTCCTCTACTACTGCTCATTGCCCAACACAGATCCAA GATTATAATAAATGCAGATGCCACATATATCAAAATGGTTAGCGAGCAGTTTGATAGATGCCATGGAATACTGCTTCAGTATGCCGAGTTTCTTTCAAGTGCTGTAGCTCCATCAACCTATGTTCAACTAATACCTCCGCTGGAAGATCTGGTTTATAAATATCATATCGAGCCAGAC GTTGCTTTTCTTATATACCGGCCTGTAATGAGGCTTTTCAAAAGCGCTAACGGTGGCGAGGCCTGTTGGCCTCTGGATGACAATGAAGAAGGGGAGTCTGTATCATATGATGAAATGATCTTGCATGGCGATTCATCTCAGAAGTCAATCAT GTGGTCAGATCTTCTCAACACAATCCGAACAATTTTGCCGGCAAAAGCCTGGAACGGTCTTTCACCTGAATTGTATGCTACTTTCTGGGGTTTAACACTGTATGATCTTCATTTTCCAAAAGATCGTTATGATGCGGAAATTAAGAAGCTGCATGAAAATCTCAAACAACTTGAAGATAACTCAGATAACTCTAGCATTGCAATATCACGGCGTAAGAAGGACAAGGAGAGAATCCAAGATTTGCTGGACAAATTGAAAAATGAATCTGACAAGCATCACCAGCACGTTATATCAGTGCTCCAAAGACTAACCCGTGAAAAGGATAAATGGCTTAGTTCCAGTCCGGACGCACTGAAGATCAACATGGAATTTCTCCAGCGGTGCATATATCCACGCTGTGTTCTTAGCATGCAGGATGCTGTGTATTGTGCTACATTCGTTCAGATGATGCATTCACTTGGGACTCCATTTTTCAACACGGTGAATCATATAGATGTTTTCATCTGCAAGACACTACAGCCAATGATCTGTTGTTGTACCGAATATGAGGCTGGCAGGCTTGGAAGGTTTCTTCATGAGACCCTGAAGATGGCTTACCATTGGAAG AGTGACGAATCAGTATATGAGCGTGAATGTGGAAATAAGCCGGGATTCGCTGTATACTTCAGATTTCCAAATAGTCAACGCGTATCTTATCCTCAGTTTGTTAAA GTTCATTGGAAATGGAGTGGAAGAATTACCAAGGTGCTTAATCAATGTATGGAATCAAAAGAATATATGGAAATCAGAAACGCCCTTATTGTGCTCACAAAGATAACTAGTATTTTTCCTGTCATGCGAAAAAGCGGTATCAACATCGAGAAAAGG GTTGCGAAGCTAAAGGGGGATGAAAGGGAAGATCTGAAAGTACTGGCCACTGGTGTAGCTGCTGCTCTGGCAGCTCGCAAG AGTTCATGGGTATCTGAAGAAGAGTTTGGCATGGGTCACCTTGATCTGAAGCCAGTGCCTGCAAAACCTATTGCTG GAAATCAGTATGCAGATCCCTCGACAGCAAAAGATCATAGCGTTCGTGCAAAATCTGTAGAGGGTAGGCATGAAAGGTCAGAAAATGCAATGAAGCCTGATGCTCATAAGAAGAATGCCTCGACTACAAACGGATCTGATAGTCAAATACCATCTTCCTCTGCACAAGGAAAAGGTTCAGGGGTTGCACGTGGTGTAGATGAACCTCCAAAACTTTTGTCCGATGATGGAGTTAAAGTCTTGAAGCCTACTGCAGAACCTGAG ACTAGAGCGCCACAAAAGCGTGCTGTACAAAATGCTGCAAAGGTATCTAAGCACGATAAGGAAGATGCAAAACCTGGGAGATCTACTAGCAGGGGTCTTAATCAACAAGCCTCTGCTATTCCTGTTGACAGAGAAGTATTGTCTCAGGCAGCTGATGGTGTGCTGGATACTAATCCCACTAGTCCGTTGGTTGGCACAAATGGTAATGTACATCCGGCACCACGAAAG CAAAAAAGATCTGTTCCTGTTGAAGAACAAGAGAGGACAGGTAAACGAAGGAAAGGAGAGATTGAAGGCAGGGATGGTGACTTGCCAGAGCACCAtacggaaaaagaaaaaaaatttgaCTCGCGATCAGTAGATAAATTTCGTTCTGTGGATCATGAGAGAGGTGCTAGTGAGGAACAAAACCTAATTCGGACAGAGAAATTAAAAGAAAAGTTTGATGATAAATATGACAGAGATCATAGAGAAAAAGCAGATCGGTCTGAGAGGCGCCGTGGAGAAGATGTGGTTGAAAGACCAACAGACAGATCATTGGAAAGGAGAGAGCGTTCTATTGAAAAGATGCAAGACAGAGTTTCTGAAAAAGGAAGAGAAGACAGGAATAAGGAGGAGAGGAACAAAATTAAGCATGAACCCATAGATCGAGCACATACTATTAAGAATGAACCCATAGATCGAGCATATACTATTAAGAATGAACCCATAGACCGAGCACATACTGTTAAGCATGAACCCATAGACCGAGCACATACTTCTGATGAACGCTTCCGAGGGCAAAGcttgccaccacctccacctcttcCAACTAGTTTTGTACCCCAATCAGTCGCTGCTAACCGAAGAGATGAAGACAGTGACCGAAGGGGCGGCAGCACCAGGCATACCCAACGGTCGTCTCCCAGGCGTGATGAGAAAGAAAGGTGGCACTTGGAGGAGAATGCTCCGCTCTCGCAGGATGATGGGAAGCACAGAAGAGAGGAAGATCTTCGGGATAGAAAGCGTGAAGATAGGGATGTTTCATCAAGCAAG GTAGATGACAGGGATAGGGACAAAGGTAATACTGTGAAAGAAGATAGTGATCCTAATAGTGCATCCAAACGGCGGAAGATCAAAAGAGAACAGTCTGCTTTGGAAGCTGGGGAATATGCGCCTTCTGCTCCACAGCCCCCGAGCGTTGGACCTGGTAACTCACAGTTTGAAatacgagagagagaaagaaagggtGCTATTTCACAGCATCGGCCATCACATGCTGATGACCTTCCTAGGATGCATGCCAAGGATTCAACAAGCAAGACAAGTCGTAGAGAGGCTGACCA